From Sphingomonas bisphenolicum, one genomic window encodes:
- a CDS encoding I78 family peptidase inhibitor has product MRRMVAGLMVLGLTACAGANGPGPETPPAVAEGPCQNAGLDSFVGQKASAQVGAALLKASGAKSLRWGGPGMAMTMDFRPDRLTVSYDAAMVIMSARCG; this is encoded by the coding sequence ATGCGGAGGATGGTTGCGGGCCTGATGGTTCTGGGCCTGACCGCCTGTGCGGGCGCGAATGGGCCGGGGCCGGAAACGCCGCCGGCCGTCGCCGAAGGACCGTGCCAGAATGCGGGCCTCGACAGCTTCGTCGGGCAGAAGGCGAGCGCGCAGGTCGGCGCGGCCTTGCTGAAGGCGTCGGGCGCGAAAAGCTTGCGCTGGGGCGGACCGGGCATGGCGATGACGATGGATTTCCGGCCGGACCGGCTGACCGTGAGTTATGACGCGGCGATGGTGATTATGTCGGCGCGCTGCGGGTAA
- a CDS encoding diguanylate cyclase, whose amino-acid sequence MFTSITARIAAFGALVLIALLALIWMLVDASIQTRDSFRWVTHSAEVIETMDDALVALREAESAQRGFVLTRNASFADPTDARIADARQSMARLVRLTADNRAQNIRARDVQALAERRVTLLRDTLEQARRGQFDAARGSIAAGTGRDLMTMLSLRADSFLSEERALRITRIAAADSRLAWVRQLALVGGPLLALAILSISLLLIWGIRQPLGLIHQAMTALGRGDRDRRVTATMGSREFAQLAHGYNAMADQLQAAIADQGRSAQDLQAAHAQLLRNSDTLQERGEAIELLGGMAHRMQAARTDEELAQVIRVFVPRVLPGVPGALYAHNNSRNLLVPITGWNGFQPREEGFAPDQCWALRRGQSHFVAQPGGDIVCSHVDADLLYHCEPLLAGGEVIGTLYLQGVVQEESRFRLTVMAENISSALVNHRLQRGLREQTIRDPLTGLFNRRYMQESLAIEIARARRSGAPLSVVMCDIDHFKRFNDEFGHDAGDTVLQSVATEMRSRFRDGDIVCRYGGEEFAVIAPGATAQALAARVEMVRKGIMEIVLRQGGRALGSTSMSFGIASWDDKMAIDGSTLVQAADAALYRAKREGRNRAVIDLPAAA is encoded by the coding sequence ATGTTCACATCTATTACCGCCCGGATTGCCGCCTTTGGCGCGCTGGTCCTCATCGCCTTGCTGGCGCTCATCTGGATGCTGGTGGATGCGTCGATCCAGACCCGCGACAGTTTTCGCTGGGTCACCCATTCGGCCGAAGTGATCGAGACGATGGACGATGCGCTGGTGGCGCTGCGCGAGGCGGAATCGGCGCAGCGCGGCTTCGTCCTGACCCGCAACGCCAGCTTTGCCGACCCGACCGACGCCCGGATCGCCGATGCGCGCCAGTCGATGGCCCGGCTGGTGCGATTGACCGCCGATAATCGGGCGCAGAATATACGGGCTCGGGACGTGCAGGCGCTGGCGGAACGGCGTGTCACCCTGTTGCGCGATACACTGGAACAGGCACGGCGCGGGCAATTCGATGCGGCTCGCGGTTCCATCGCTGCGGGCACCGGGCGCGACCTCATGACCATGTTGTCGCTGCGCGCGGACAGTTTTCTCAGCGAAGAGCGCGCCTTGCGTATCACGCGGATCGCGGCGGCGGACAGCCGCCTGGCCTGGGTCAGGCAATTAGCGCTGGTCGGCGGTCCGTTGCTGGCGCTCGCGATCCTGTCGATATCGCTGCTCCTGATCTGGGGCATCCGCCAGCCGCTGGGCCTCATCCATCAGGCGATGACGGCGCTGGGTCGCGGGGATCGCGACAGGCGCGTCACCGCGACGATGGGATCGCGGGAATTTGCGCAGCTCGCCCATGGCTACAACGCCATGGCCGATCAGTTGCAGGCCGCCATCGCCGATCAGGGCCGCAGCGCGCAGGACTTGCAGGCCGCCCATGCACAATTGCTGCGCAACAGCGATACGCTGCAGGAGCGGGGCGAGGCGATCGAACTGCTCGGCGGCATGGCCCACCGGATGCAGGCGGCGCGCACCGACGAGGAGCTGGCGCAGGTCATCCGCGTTTTCGTGCCGCGCGTGCTGCCGGGGGTTCCGGGCGCGCTCTATGCCCATAATAACAGCCGCAACCTGCTGGTTCCGATCACGGGATGGAACGGATTCCAGCCGCGTGAAGAGGGGTTCGCCCCCGACCAGTGCTGGGCGCTGCGCCGGGGACAGAGTCATTTCGTCGCGCAGCCGGGGGGCGACATCGTCTGCTCCCATGTCGACGCCGACCTGCTCTATCATTGCGAACCGCTGTTGGCTGGGGGCGAAGTGATCGGCACCCTTTATCTTCAGGGCGTGGTGCAGGAGGAAAGCCGCTTCCGCCTGACCGTGATGGCGGAAAATATCAGCTCCGCCCTCGTCAACCATCGCCTCCAGCGGGGCTTGCGCGAACAGACGATCCGCGATCCGCTGACCGGCCTGTTCAATCGCCGCTACATGCAGGAATCGCTGGCGATCGAGATCGCGCGGGCGCGCCGTTCGGGCGCACCGCTCAGCGTGGTCATGTGCGACATCGACCATTTCAAGCGGTTCAACGACGAATTCGGCCATGATGCGGGCGATACGGTGCTGCAGTCGGTCGCGACCGAAATGCGCAGCCGTTTCCGTGATGGCGACATCGTCTGCCGTTATGGCGGAGAGGAATTTGCCGTCATCGCGCCGGGCGCCACGGCGCAGGCGCTGGCTGCGCGGGTCGAAATGGTGCGCAAGGGGATCATGGAAATCGTGCTCCGCCAAGGGGGGCGGGCGCTGGGATCGACCAGCATGTCCTTCGGCATCGCCAGTTGGGACGACAAGATGGCGATCGACGGATCGACGCTGGTGCAGGCCGCCGACGCGGCGCTCTACCGGGCCAAGCGCGAGGGCCGCAACCGCGCCGTGATCGACCTGCCGGCCGCCGCCTGA
- a CDS encoding nuclear transport factor 2 family protein — protein MTATADLAIRLARAAFNRALAEADLASIGPLLAMDVVMVTGTDSAVIAGRKAQLMAWKREFAAKPRMIYTRTPESIVASPVEPIAMEHGVWQGVVDGVIQASGSYSAKWRGVGGQWVIEAELYLTLA, from the coding sequence ATGACCGCCACGGCCGACCTTGCCATTCGTCTGGCGCGCGCGGCGTTCAACCGGGCGCTGGCGGAGGCAGACCTTGCCTCCATCGGACCGTTGCTGGCGATGGATGTCGTCATGGTCACCGGCACCGACAGCGCAGTGATCGCGGGGCGCAAGGCGCAGTTGATGGCGTGGAAGCGGGAGTTCGCCGCCAAGCCGCGCATGATCTACACCCGCACGCCCGAAAGCATCGTTGCGTCGCCGGTGGAGCCGATCGCGATGGAGCATGGGGTCTGGCAGGGCGTCGTCGATGGCGTCATCCAGGCGTCGGGCAGCTACAGCGCCAAATGGCGCGGGGTCGGCGGACAATGGGTGATCGAGGCGGAACTCTACCTGACGTTGGCGTGA
- the rnd gene encoding ribonuclease D has product MQIHPLITDSKTLSDFCARIAKSPYIAVDTEFMRENSYWPELCLVQVADPNEAAAIDPKAPGLDMTPLLDLLVDNEDVLKVFHAGGQDIEIVHNLTGKTPHPMFDTQIAAMALGLGEQIGYGNLVDAWMGVVLDKGARFTDWARRPLDKRQIDYAIGDVTYLIQIFPKMLEELRKTGRGDWLDQEMERISDPAHYENDPSQAWQRVRIASKKADVLGRLKALAAWREIEAQDKNLPRGRIVKDETLADIASHPPRNQEDLGKVRGLSATWRTNDIGARLMSALARHQPLGKDEMPERDPKRPGLGKDGALVADLLKLLLKIRSRDINVAARLIARTDDIDALAAGVREGLSILEGWRYEQYGRDAVDLVEGRMAFAVKNGRLKMTRTE; this is encoded by the coding sequence ATGCAAATTCATCCGCTGATTACCGACAGCAAGACGCTTTCCGATTTCTGCGCCCGCATCGCAAAGTCCCCCTACATCGCCGTCGATACCGAGTTCATGCGGGAAAACAGCTATTGGCCCGAACTCTGCCTGGTCCAGGTCGCCGACCCGAACGAGGCCGCCGCGATCGACCCCAAGGCGCCGGGGCTGGACATGACGCCGCTGCTGGACCTGCTGGTCGACAATGAGGATGTGCTGAAGGTCTTCCATGCCGGTGGGCAGGACATAGAGATCGTCCACAACCTGACCGGCAAGACGCCGCATCCGATGTTCGATACGCAGATCGCGGCGATGGCGCTGGGGCTGGGCGAGCAGATCGGCTATGGCAATCTGGTCGACGCCTGGATGGGCGTGGTGCTGGACAAGGGCGCGCGCTTTACCGATTGGGCGCGGCGGCCGCTGGACAAACGACAGATCGACTATGCGATCGGCGACGTCACATACCTCATTCAGATTTTCCCCAAGATGCTGGAAGAGTTGCGCAAGACCGGGCGCGGCGACTGGCTGGATCAGGAAATGGAGCGGATCAGCGATCCGGCCCATTATGAAAATGACCCGTCGCAAGCGTGGCAGCGGGTGCGCATCGCCAGCAAGAAGGCGGACGTGCTGGGCCGGTTGAAGGCGCTGGCCGCCTGGCGCGAGATCGAGGCGCAGGACAAGAACCTGCCGCGCGGGCGCATCGTCAAGGACGAGACGCTGGCCGACATCGCCAGCCATCCGCCGCGCAATCAGGAGGACCTGGGCAAGGTGCGCGGGCTGAGCGCGACCTGGCGCACCAACGATATCGGCGCGCGGCTGATGAGCGCGCTGGCCAGGCACCAGCCGCTGGGCAAGGACGAGATGCCCGAGCGCGATCCCAAGCGGCCGGGGCTGGGCAAGGACGGGGCGCTGGTCGCCGACCTGCTCAAGCTGCTGCTCAAGATCCGGTCGCGCGACATCAATGTGGCGGCGCGGCTGATCGCGCGGACCGACGATATCGATGCGCTGGCGGCGGGCGTGCGCGAGGGCCTGTCGATCCTCGAAGGCTGGCGCTATGAACAATATGGCCGCGACGCGGTCGATCTGGTCGAGGGCCGCATGGCCTTTGCGGTCAAGAATGGCCGGTTGAAGATGACGCGCACGGAATAG